CTTGTTTACTAGGTAGAATGCCTTTCTTGAAGTGTTACCCAAAAACCTCTGAACTTCCATAAGAGAGAGGTATATTTCTAAAGGGCTATTCATTGACTTGAATAGTGCCTCAATGCCAAGAACTATGTTAATGTACTCTCCCAGCTCTTTTGATATTTCCTCAAAAATTTTTGAGTATTCTCTCAGGTATACCCTGGGTTCTGAAGTTCTTTTGATTTCCCCTACTACCTTTCCGATTCTCTGCTTTCCTCCCGTTTTTATTACATAAGCCTCACCAAGATTCAGATTAATCCCAAGAAGTCTAAGTCGGGTTATAAGGACTGCTAGAGCGTCGAAGTTGTCATCTATTAGGACGGGAATTTCTTTTTCTCTTGCATACTGCAACAGTTTTAAAACAACGAACTCGGGAACGAAGGAAGGTGGATAAGTTATTAGGATAGTTTCACCAAATTTTGGAACGTCGAATAGTTTGAGTATGATATCCTCCAAAATACATCACCAATCTCTTTGATAATCCAAGAAATAAAAAATTTGTGAAGAATGGTACTAAGTTTCTCTGAATAGTCCGTACTTCTTTGGATCATAGAAGGGTGGAGTGACTGTGACTGCTTTCTTTCTCTGTCCTCTTATCTCTATCTCAATCTCAATTCCAGGCTTTGCATATTCTTCTTTAACAAAGGCGATCCCTATTCCAATGCCAAGAAGTGGGGACATTGTTCCACTCGTAACTTCTCCTATTTCCTTACCTTCTGCATATACCTTGTATCCTTCCCTTGGAATTCCTTTATCCACCATCTTGAAGTGGACAAGTTTTCTTCCTAGCCCTCTCTCTTTCTGCTTGAGTAATGCTTCTTTTCCTATGAAGTCCTTATCCCAGTATATTGCAAACTCAAGGTTAGCTTGGAGGGGGGTAACCTCATCTATGTCCGTGCTTAAAAGCTGTAATTCTTTGGTCTCATTTCCGTAAAGCGTGTAACCGGCCTCAAGTCTCAGCGTATCTCTTGCTCCTAGGCCAGCAGGCTTAATTCCATACTTCTTACCTTCCTCAAGTATTCTCTCCCAAACGTGGAGGGCCTTTTCTGGTTCTCCCCTCTTACTTTCATCTGGATGGTAGGGGTTTGCATCTTCTATGTACACTTCGAATCCATTTTCTCCAGTGTACCCGCTTCTTGAAAGTAGCATTTTAATTCCGTCGAGTTCCACCCATCTTGCTTGGAACCACCACATTTCGTTTATGTCTATTCCGAACAGATCCTTGGCTAAATCCCTGGCTTTTGGACCTTGAACTGCAAACATTGCTATGTCGTAGGTTTTGAGCTCTATCTCTAAATCCAACTTCGTGAACTGTTCTATTGTTTTCTTTAGGTATGTAAACCAAGCATAGAGCTTCTCAAAAGCATCAGCGTCACAAATCATAAAGTACTCGTTGTTTCCCATATTGAAGACGAGGGTTTCATCCTTTATTGCTCCCCTTTCATTTAGAACGAGAGTATAGGTTCCACTTATTGCTGGCGGTTTACTAATGTCGTTAGTTGTTACGTACTGGAGGAACTTTAGTGCATCCTTGCCCCTAAATACAATTTCTCCCATATGAGAGACATCAAAAACTCCAACTGCATTCCTTACAGCTAGGTGCTCCTCCTTTATGCTTGAGTACCATATAGGCATCTCCCAGCCAGCAAAAACTTCAATTTTCTTTGCATGTTCCTTATGCCAATCAAAAAGATGGACCCTTTTTGCCATTCAGACCACCTCCTCGGAAAATATTTCACTTTCGTAATATAATTTTTGTGTCTTAAATTTTGAGCAGAGCATTGAAAGTTCTCTAGATAGTATAGAATCGTTCATCATTTGTACAAGCGATAATCTGATATACTATTCCCACACAATGAGGTGTTGATGGAGGGAAACTTGCCATTTATAATATTCAAAACAAAGAAAGGGAAGTTTGCAATTGATGCATATCTAATTACGAGGGTGGAAAAGATCGAAAGAATTGCTGTTTTGATAAGAAAAGCTGATAATATGTCTGAGATACCTGAGATACCTGAAAATTTGACAATAAACACAAAGAACTTTGAGGAATTCATTGAATATGCTATGGAAAAAATAAGGAGGAAATCTGGGAAAACAATGAACAGTAGGTTAAGGAAGATGAGACGATGGAATATTTTTAGGTTTCTTGGAATCCCTACGGGTCATTCCAGGCATATCTCGGAAGAAGAGAGGTTAGCAAAGGAAAATAGAGAGGCACTTTTAGCTCTTGGTATTATGGAGAACGTGTTTAGGGGAGAATTAGAGGTTCTTGGTTTTGGAATTGCAAAAGTTGAGTTGAGAGAGGGGCGAGTGTTCCTAAATGGTGCCTTTGATCCCGTGTATACAGAGTTAATAAAAACTGATATGAGAGCAGCAATGGGATTATTAGAGATCCTTAGATAAGCTCTCTTTCAGTCTTTGTCAACCTTCTAGCTCCGTTCTTTGTAATCACGACAGTATCCTCTATTCTAACACCGCCAAATTTCGGTATGTAAATTCCTGGCTCTATAGTTATTACCATGCCTTCCTTTAGAACTGTTTTGTCATACTGGCTTATTCTTGGCCATTCGTGTATCTCAAGGCCGACACCATGGCCTAGACTATGGATGAAGTAGTCCCCATACCCATACTCTTTTATGACATCTCTTGCTATTGAGTCAAGCTCTTTGGCAGTCATTCCGGGCTTTGCCGCTTCTACTGCCTTCTTTTGTGCTTCTAGAACTATTTCATAGATTTCCTTTTGTTTCTCATTCGGGGATCCAACAACTATTGTCCTCGTTATGTCGGAATTATAGTGATTGTAAAGGGCTCCCAAATCAATAACTACTAAATCTCCTTTTTCTATTCTCTTATCGCTGGCTACTCCATGGGGCAATGCAGATCTGTACCCACTTGCGATTATTGTGTCAAATGCGGGCTTTTCAGCTCCGTTCATCTTCATTAAGTACTCAACTTTTGCCGCGACTTCTCTCTCCCTTTTTCCTTCGGTAATTTCCTCTATGGCTGCCATAACTGCTCTATCTGCTATTTCACAAGCTTTTTCAATTATTTCTAGCTCTCCTTTGTCTTTTACTATTCTTAGCTCCTTTATTATGTCATCGACCTTCTTGAACTCCCTAATATCGGCCTTGTTTCTTAACTCTTCAACAAACGAGAAGGAAAGAGAACCCTCTATACCAAGAGTTCTTATTCCTTTAAGTTCTTCATAGAATTCTTCTATTCTCTTAAACTTTTCAACGGGTATTCTGCTCTCTTCTTTTGCCATTTCAAACTCGAGTTCTGGGACATAGAGTTTAATCTCGGAATCTTTTAAGAGAACGTATCCCCCAGACAGAGGAGAAGCACCTGAGAAGTAATAGACGTTTGGAGATTTTGTTATTAATATTCCGTCAAGAGAATTTTTCTCAGCAAATTCCAAAAGTCTCTTAAACTTCTCTTCCATTTTTACCTCACCAAGCTCCATATATCATCTATATAAAAATGTTTTTTGTTAGCTAACCCTGATCATGCAGGCGATACTCGATACCTTTAAATCCCTCAAATTTTAATGCTGAGAAGAAATCTTCAAGACAAGTGAGGTGTTATCATGTTTGGATGGAGGGGAAAGATAGGGCTTATAGTCCCATCATCAAACACCACGATGGAAATGGAGCTACATTCATACTTACCTGAGGGTGTATCTCTTCATACGGCAAGAATGCCATTGAAAAATGTTAATGAGGAAGAGTTAACTAAGATGAGTAGCTATGCAATAGATGCTGCAAAACTACTAGCCGATGCAGAAGTTGAAATAATAGCATTCGGCTGCACTAGTGGATCTTTCATTGGAGGGAAAGACTTTGAGAAGGAGCTGGAAATGAAGATAGAAGAAGAGGTAAACATTGAGACTTTCACCACGAGTACTGCAGTTTTAGAAGCATTGAACATCCTGGACGTTCATTCTTTAATGGTCGTTACGCCGTATATTGAAGAGATAAACCAAAAAGAGAAAGAGTTTCTCGAGGCAAATGGTTTTGAAGTTTTGGATATCAGAGGGCTTGGGATTGAAAGCAATACAGAGATAGGAAAACTTGAACCCTATGTCGCTTACAGGCTTGCAAAAGCAACGTACATAGAGGAGGCAGATGGGATATTCATAAGTTGTACCAACTTCAGAACTTTTGAAATAATAGAGAAGTTGGAAGAGGATTTAGGAATCCCCGTTGTTACGAGCAATCAGGCAACTCTTTGGATGGCTCTTAGAGAGCTAGATATTAAGGAAAAACTGCCCTTGGGAAAACTACTTCGGGAGTACTAATATGATAACGCTTACATTCCTGGGGACTGGTGGAATAAAGCCAACTCCAGAAAGGAATGTTCCAAGCATAGCCATAAAAATTGGAAAAGAGGTTATTCTTTTTGACTGTGGAGAGGGAACGCTCAGACAGCTTGAGATTTCTGGAATAAGTCCTATGAAAATATCAAAAATTTTCATAACGCACTTTCATGGAGATCATTACATTGGTCTGCTCTCCCTTATTCAAACAATGAACCTTTGGGATAGAAAAGAGCCTCTAGAAATTTATGGCCCTCCTGGGGCTGTTACATTTGTGAAAAATCTGTTGAGGACTGGATACTTTTTACCAACATTCAAAATTATCATCAATGAAGTATGGGAGGGGGATGTAATAAAGAATAAGGAATACAAGGTTGTCCCTTTTGAGGTATCGCACGGGGTACCAGCACTTGGGTATGTCTTCAAAGAGAGGGATAAGAGAGGAAATTTTGACTTGGAAAAAATAAAGAGACTTGGATTGTCCCCTGGTCCGTGGATGAAAGAGCTTGAAAAACGAGGGAAGATAGAAATTAGCGGAATTGAGATAAGGTTGGAGGATGTTACAGGGCCTAAGAAAAGGGGGGCAAAAATAGTCTATACTGGAGACACTGAGCCCATAACACTTGGAGACCTTTGTAAAGATTGTGATATGCTTATTCATGAAGCCACATATATCTCACCAGAGGACAGGGGAGAGAGCTACCACTCTACGATAGGGGAGGCTTGTAACTCTTTTGTGGAGAGTAGATGCAAAGTACTAGCACTCTTCCATAGAGGGCCTCGATACAAATATAGTGAATACAAAATTGCCGCAAAGAAAATATGTCCACAAGCTTATGTCCCCAGGGATTTTGACAGAATTCTAGCGGGGAATGGAAATGTCATATTTGAGGTACGTTAGGGTTATTGGAACTGTACATGTACTGCGAGAGAGTATTGAGGAAGTCAGAAGGATAATACTTGAGGAAAGGCCTGACGCTGTTGCAATAGAGCTTGACCACGGAAGACTAGTTGGATTGTTAAGAAAAGAGAAGCTAACTCTTTCTCAAGCATTAAGAATGGGGAAAGTTGGAATTCTAGGATATATTCTTCAGGAGGTTGAGAACTATATAGGAAGAGATTTTGGGGCATTTCCGGGAGAGGAAATGATTGAGGCTTATGAAATTGCAATGTCTTTGAGGATACCAGTCTATCTGATAGATCAACCTATCCATATAACATTACAAAAGCTTCTCGCTGCGCCTACAGTAGAAAAGCTTAGGGCTCTATCTGAAATAGTAAGTATTCCTTTTATCAGGAGAGAGATAGACCTCTCCGACTATAGGGCGATGGAAAGGGAGTTCAAGAGTAAGTATCCAACGTTTTATAGAGTTCTTGTTGAGGAGAGGAACCAATATATGGCAAAAAACTTGATGAGAATTGTTGACTCAATCCTTGAGGAAAAGAAAAAAGCAAAGGTGATTGCTGTAGTTGGGCTTGGACATAAGAAAGGAATAGAAAAAATTCTAAATGCCTACAGCCCGAGAGCGTTGAAGAGCAAGTCTCTGTAAATTCTAAGTCTCCTGAATTCTCTTTCACTAATTCTGTCCATCTTACTAACTTCTTCGTAGAACCTCTCTAGGTCTCTGAGAACTTCTTCAACCATGTCAAAAGAGCCATCTGCTACAGCCCTCAATTTTCCCCTCAGAAAAGGCATAACTTCTTTTGGTCTTCCTAAATAGGCCCAATAAAGCCCTTCTCTTAGAACTGCCTCTAGTATCTCAACGTTCGGTTTCTCCACCCCTCCTTGCCATATTGACCACCAGAGTTTTTTAACCTTTGAGAGTCTATATAAAAATTGTGAAGAAAATGTTGGATAAAAGACAAAATCAGCTGCTATCGTCGTAAACTATACCGGCAAATTGACCATCTTCGAGGGTGACGAAGCTGACCTTTACCTTCTTTCCAGTTTTTGGATCAACGACTACAAAATCTGGTTTTTTGAGGTATTCGCTTGAGGGAATTCTCATGACTAGGTCATAGTGCTTTCTGAGCTCTTTCAAAAATCTCTCTGGGTTCTTTTTAATAACCACCATTTCTTGCACCTCCATATATTAATACTACTTAGAAGTATAAAAGAGTTTCCATAGCCATTTGTTAAAAATTGATTAGACAATAGTCGAAAATTAAGAAAGAAAGTAGTATTAAGAGCTCTGAACTTTGGCAGCTTCAAAGAGTTCACTAACTAAAACAAGGGGATAAAGTTTGTATCCTTCCTTCTCAATATTTTCTTTTGCTCCTTCCTCTCTATCGACGACGACAAATATTCCAACAACCTTTGCGCCTTCATTCTCTAAAATTTTTGCCGCCCTGAGAACGCTCCCGCCTGTTGTTGTCACGTCTTCTACGAGGAGAACTCTGTCTCCTTCCTTTATTTCCCCCTCTATCTGTTTTCCTGTTCCATATTCCTTTTTCTTTTTTCTAATTATTAGAAGGGGCTTCTCAGTCTCGAGGGAGAGGGCAGTAGCTATAGGAACTGCTCCAAGTTCTGGTCCTGCAACCTTGTCGTATTCTAAATTTAATTCCTCAGCCTTTTCTTTTATCATCTTTGCAATTATCTTTAGAGCCTTTGGATTTGTTATTAGCTTCTTTATGTCTATGTAGTAGTTACTCTCCTTCCCCGATGTGAGTACAAAGTGTCCAAACTTTATGCATCCTTCCTCTATAATCATACTTATCAGTTCATCCTTCATGCCATCACCCTTCATCCTCTCATCAGAAAAATTTTATAAATGCTCCATTTCAACCAAGCTTGAAGCTGGGGGTAAGGACCCCGTAGGTGATTATGATTGAAGAGGTTGAGGACTTCATTTTGTGATTAAAGTGATTAGGAGGGGTTTGGTATGGTTCAAAAGGCTCACAGCTTTAGGAGAAAGACTAGAAAAAAGCTTAGGAAGCATCCCAGGAGAAGGGGACTTCCTCCACTTACAAGGTTCCTTCAGGAGTTTGAAGTTGGTCAAAAGGTGCACATAGTAATCGAGCCAAGCTATCACAAAGGTATGCCGGATCCTAGGTTTCACGGCAGAACAGGGACAGTAGTTGGCAAAAGGGGAGATGCATACATAGTAGAAGTACCTGACGGAAATAAGGTAAAAACATTGTTCATCCACCCAGTCCATCTCAGGCCCCAGAAGTGAAGGGCCATGATAGGCAGGAAAAAGCTTGGACAAAGGTATATAACGATAGCAGAGGCTAAAGAGATCTTGCTCAAAAAGCATGAGGAAGGTATCAAGGCAGGCATAGAGGAGCCTTTGTTCTACGAAGCAAGGCTTGCATTGGAGCATGCAGAGAAGTTTGCAAAGCTTCCAGCAGAGAAAGCCAAGGAGGCTGTTAAGGAACTTATGGAATCCTTTGAGTGGATGAATGATAGGATAGCGGCAAAGCTAGTCGATATAATGCCTCAGGATTCACTTGACATAAGAGTTATCTTTGCAAAAGAAGACCACCAGCC
This is a stretch of genomic DNA from Pyrococcus sp. ST04. It encodes these proteins:
- a CDS encoding 50S ribosomal protein L21e — translated: MVQKAHSFRRKTRKKLRKHPRRRGLPPLTRFLQEFEVGQKVHIVIEPSYHKGMPDPRFHGRTGTVVGKRGDAYIVEVPDGNKVKTLFIHPVHLRPQK
- the pepQ gene encoding Xaa-Pro dipeptidase PepQ, translated to MEEKFKRLLEFAEKNSLDGILITKSPNVYYFSGASPLSGGYVLLKDSEIKLYVPELEFEMAKEESRIPVEKFKRIEEFYEELKGIRTLGIEGSLSFSFVEELRNKADIREFKKVDDIIKELRIVKDKGELEIIEKACEIADRAVMAAIEEITEGKREREVAAKVEYLMKMNGAEKPAFDTIIASGYRSALPHGVASDKRIEKGDLVVIDLGALYNHYNSDITRTIVVGSPNEKQKEIYEIVLEAQKKAVEAAKPGMTAKELDSIARDVIKEYGYGDYFIHSLGHGVGLEIHEWPRISQYDKTVLKEGMVITIEPGIYIPKFGGVRIEDTVVITKNGARRLTKTERELI
- a CDS encoding RNA polymerase Rpb4 family protein; translation: MIGRKKLGQRYITIAEAKEILLKKHEEGIKAGIEEPLFYEARLALEHAEKFAKLPAEKAKEAVKELMESFEWMNDRIAAKLVDIMPQDSLDIRVIFAKEDHQPTEEEIKKILEILDKYRES
- a CDS encoding aspartate/glutamate racemase family protein; its protein translation is MFGWRGKIGLIVPSSNTTMEMELHSYLPEGVSLHTARMPLKNVNEEELTKMSSYAIDAAKLLADAEVEIIAFGCTSGSFIGGKDFEKELEMKIEEEVNIETFTTSTAVLEALNILDVHSLMVVTPYIEEINQKEKEFLEANGFEVLDIRGLGIESNTEIGKLEPYVAYRLAKATYIEEADGIFISCTNFRTFEIIEKLEEDLGIPVVTSNQATLWMALRELDIKEKLPLGKLLREY
- the rnz gene encoding ribonuclease Z, which produces MITLTFLGTGGIKPTPERNVPSIAIKIGKEVILFDCGEGTLRQLEISGISPMKISKIFITHFHGDHYIGLLSLIQTMNLWDRKEPLEIYGPPGAVTFVKNLLRTGYFLPTFKIIINEVWEGDVIKNKEYKVVPFEVSHGVPALGYVFKERDKRGNFDLEKIKRLGLSPGPWMKELEKRGKIEISGIEIRLEDVTGPKKRGAKIVYTGDTEPITLGDLCKDCDMLIHEATYISPEDRGESYHSTIGEACNSFVESRCKVLALFHRGPRYKYSEYKIAAKKICPQAYVPRDFDRILAGNGNVIFEVR
- the pyrE gene encoding orotate phosphoribosyltransferase, which produces MKDELISMIIEEGCIKFGHFVLTSGKESNYYIDIKKLITNPKALKIIAKMIKEKAEELNLEYDKVAGPELGAVPIATALSLETEKPLLIIRKKKKEYGTGKQIEGEIKEGDRVLLVEDVTTTGGSVLRAAKILENEGAKVVGIFVVVDREEGAKENIEKEGYKLYPLVLVSELFEAAKVQSS
- a CDS encoding DUF257 family protein, yielding MEDIILKLFDVPKFGETILITYPPSFVPEFVVLKLLQYAREKEIPVLIDDNFDALAVLITRLRLLGINLNLGEAYVIKTGGKQRIGKVVGEIKRTSEPRVYLREYSKIFEEISKELGEYINIVLGIEALFKSMNSPLEIYLSLMEVQRFLGNTSRKAFYLVNKDVLETLPFPIKIELERIASSIAEIEPISTNAHVRILKTTAPDFIGREITVDIGGEL
- the gcvT gene encoding glycine cleavage system aminomethyltransferase GcvT, with product MAKRVHLFDWHKEHAKKIEVFAGWEMPIWYSSIKEEHLAVRNAVGVFDVSHMGEIVFRGKDALKFLQYVTTNDISKPPAISGTYTLVLNERGAIKDETLVFNMGNNEYFMICDADAFEKLYAWFTYLKKTIEQFTKLDLEIELKTYDIAMFAVQGPKARDLAKDLFGIDINEMWWFQARWVELDGIKMLLSRSGYTGENGFEVYIEDANPYHPDESKRGEPEKALHVWERILEEGKKYGIKPAGLGARDTLRLEAGYTLYGNETKELQLLSTDIDEVTPLQANLEFAIYWDKDFIGKEALLKQKERGLGRKLVHFKMVDKGIPREGYKVYAEGKEIGEVTSGTMSPLLGIGIGIAFVKEEYAKPGIEIEIEIRGQRKKAVTVTPPFYDPKKYGLFRET
- a CDS encoding TraB domain-containing protein, encoding MSYLRYVRVIGTVHVLRESIEEVRRIILEERPDAVAIELDHGRLVGLLRKEKLTLSQALRMGKVGILGYILQEVENYIGRDFGAFPGEEMIEAYEIAMSLRIPVYLIDQPIHITLQKLLAAPTVEKLRALSEIVSIPFIRREIDLSDYRAMEREFKSKYPTFYRVLVEERNQYMAKNLMRIVDSILEEKKKAKVIAVVGLGHKKGIEKILNAYSPRALKSKSL